In Stieleria varia, one genomic interval encodes:
- a CDS encoding purine-nucleoside phosphorylase has translation MMIARILGIILGARRLIPIVSIQHKTINEYRFVTDRESLSNRVQRTMEFVQSRTAVVPETAIILGSGLGGLADRIETPIALDYCDIPCFAKSTASGHRGQLIVGTLNERPVVAMAGRFHRYEGWSNADVGFPVRVMHALGARTLIVSNAAGGVNPKLRVGDIIVIRDHINWLHQRGLGSSDQPTVANPADWPLSLGRQRMGELYDSGLASIAMRSAVRNGFTAYEGTYLATLGPTYETRAEYRMMRRIGADVAGMSTVPEVLAAAELGMQVLGLSLVSNVAQVDHGVKADHAEVLQAGQAAATKMEQVVSSVVGSN, from the coding sequence ATGATGATCGCACGTATACTTGGTATCATTCTCGGTGCCAGACGGCTCATTCCTATCGTTTCGATTCAGCACAAAACCATCAACGAGTACCGCTTTGTGACCGACAGGGAATCGCTTTCGAATCGAGTTCAGCGTACGATGGAGTTTGTCCAGTCGCGGACTGCAGTCGTTCCTGAGACCGCCATCATTTTGGGCAGCGGGCTGGGTGGGTTAGCGGACCGGATCGAAACCCCAATCGCACTCGACTACTGCGATATTCCCTGCTTCGCAAAGTCGACTGCCAGCGGTCACCGCGGACAATTGATCGTCGGCACTTTGAATGAACGACCTGTTGTGGCCATGGCAGGACGGTTTCACCGTTACGAGGGTTGGAGCAATGCGGACGTCGGTTTTCCGGTCCGCGTGATGCATGCCCTGGGCGCGAGGACGCTGATTGTCAGCAACGCTGCCGGCGGCGTGAACCCCAAGCTTCGCGTCGGCGACATCATCGTCATTCGGGACCATATCAACTGGCTGCACCAGCGAGGGCTGGGCAGCTCCGATCAGCCGACGGTCGCCAATCCGGCGGATTGGCCGCTGAGCCTGGGGCGTCAAAGGATGGGAGAACTATACGACTCTGGACTTGCCTCGATTGCCATGAGATCGGCCGTCAGGAATGGATTCACGGCTTATGAGGGCACGTACTTGGCGACTTTGGGACCAACCTACGAAACCAGGGCAGAATACCGAATGATGCGGCGGATCGGTGCCGATGTCGCTGGAATGAGCACGGTGCCCGAGGTCTTGGCCGCCGCTGAATTAGGGATGCAAGTGTTGGGATTATCCCTGGTCAGCAACGTCGCGCAGGTAGATCATGGTGTGAAGGCGGATCACGCCGAAGTGCTGCAGGCCGGTCAGGCAGCGGCGACAAAAATGGAACAAGTCGTTTCGAGTGTTGTGGGATCGAATTAA
- a CDS encoding tributyrin esterase: protein MSPDSDSSSTDHLARRKPAGKDLSGSGSALEPPPEYRLSLAELSPQELHDAIHAIESDGSEDQMATIEILDANGQHSALMRLDHPVRLRVTGPLGDYAFAHNARTLTKLTGDVGHGVGEGMISGAIRIRGNAGAGAGTAMAGGTLAIYGTAGNHCGAAMRGGGIFVKGNVGHEAGVGALSGMIVIGGDAGENLGDAMSNVNVFLRGKAKSLAKGVVRAPLRKREELQLGLLLISAGIRGDAKDFQRIVPEAMLAAEQAQRGEVNPNWR from the coding sequence ATGTCACCTGACTCGGATTCTTCATCGACTGACCACTTGGCCCGGCGAAAACCTGCCGGGAAAGATTTGTCGGGTTCCGGTTCAGCTCTGGAGCCGCCGCCCGAGTACCGCTTGTCGCTCGCGGAGTTGTCTCCGCAGGAGCTGCATGACGCCATCCATGCCATTGAATCGGACGGGTCCGAGGACCAGATGGCGACAATCGAAATCCTTGATGCCAATGGCCAACACTCTGCCTTGATGAGATTGGATCATCCGGTTCGGCTCCGCGTCACCGGTCCACTGGGTGATTATGCCTTTGCACACAACGCACGAACCCTGACGAAGCTCACCGGTGATGTAGGACACGGTGTTGGCGAGGGCATGATCAGTGGAGCGATTCGCATTCGCGGAAACGCGGGTGCGGGCGCGGGAACGGCGATGGCCGGCGGAACGCTAGCGATCTACGGTACGGCCGGAAATCACTGTGGCGCGGCGATGCGTGGCGGAGGGATTTTTGTCAAAGGCAACGTGGGGCATGAGGCCGGCGTCGGCGCGCTCAGTGGGATGATCGTGATCGGCGGAGATGCTGGCGAAAATTTGGGCGACGCAATGAGCAACGTCAACGTGTTTCTGCGAGGCAAGGCAAAGAGTTTGGCAAAGGGTGTCGTGCGAGCCCCGTTGCGAAAACGCGAGGAATTGCAGTTGGGCTTGTTGCTGATCAGTGCTGGAATTCGTGGCGATGCAAAGGATTTTCAGCGGATTGTTCCCGAAGCGATGCTGGCTGCCGAACAGGCGCAGCGTGGCGAAGTCAACCCGAACTGGCGGTGA
- a CDS encoding PQQ-binding-like beta-propeller repeat protein, which produces MNHPRLRHGSPLRSRLMYCALIALSAILGADHVSAQNMIIQNGQPASGRFIEPPRWLLQQVREAESAIEKEQYSEAVVRLGDLLQGEDVNADGEAFAGQDYFLSIDPLVSVQRLDESVLKKCRDMIGNLPEAARETYELRYGPLAQRELDEAAQSRDWQRLRDVRRKFFHTAAGYTASYLLAVREMQTGHPLAASALLDDVVSQQRAIKQIGQGVRVLHSAACSVSGRDVPDPPVANNATVVLGGSETTLPSSDQWPAWLDEHFSVTIDRAGGEMAEYRFLGGGSNRNETRAGEMPIGNASWVVPTVNSTAEERMIMEESERLVSSGKLPPPSWSPLRIGDHVLMRCTERLRGIDHRTGKRIWEWPWYSADNNVEDDETVVDLAGPDENPTDVLVQRVWNDLPYGQVTSDGERVFMLDSLESVQPVMFNAVIGIQGTLPKSKEGNTLVALELATEGKLLWRLGQGESEGTPLSEAFFLGAPLPVDGRLYAMVEISGDISLVCLDPASGELLWLQQLVSMESLGVEYDAVRRISGATPTYHEGVLICPTGAGVTIAIDLGDRMLRWGRSYPRKATVPRGYNTQQSAPDAEALMQRWHHGSAIASGRYVVQSPSETDQMFCWDVLSGKTSFNTKQRESALYVAGIQDDQCLIVGPNEVQAIDLATGSTKWTTKSDLLPSGEQIVGRGVFGIDSYLLPVSGNQLFQISLEDGSLLQHRSVNFSVGNLVAVDGEILSQSPTQLSLVSGEKSLAQWVEQAIAATPDDVNVLVQQAQLYVQRDERTKALEVLDKARELEPDNDDALALSVSAMLGMYRADPDQSDDFIDELSALIHDSSQRMEFLALRIQKSLRDEMPIDAIRQLTEFSSEVIDQPTSALEAGHSLTETTRQAAPSSWISARAAEVRSVAQRTEKLTDVNQIVSDYLENKSVGSNSLLRRLLRFYQPLGVGELSRRYAKNLLQQDETLAAERAAMGIAVPPNTPVKQTDTENQTETSDAIDSEYALMLAEVYARGRFGADALNWLAAAGPIDEQSERVAEIEKLAKGSQPETASALDVKSQVQLNWSSERLGNPGYNRMNVRSVAQPSLSGCLTFEGWNVISDQTSVWTQDPLGEPRRLSIQRIPTGNDDAYEVAIHGGIMLMIRPGEITAVDLFNLREQPSSAVVLWRRNLGNSDAAMSRRRSAISKFGSQHTRYSMSSRGQEFRVGPILGDRVVVLQGGELMAIDILTNETLWRNSEAPISGSIVTDGHEVAVVRHVGVRSGVLENEIALFDVLDGKKNTTRPWQHGEVWETNGRNVLAYSPGEDPTLYDVKLVDAFTDEVLLSMQSPVKQQSKLSAPKGYGEIVGNRYMVLLDTLGQLTVWDIQEGKEICRQEVTADDRLISIHCLLSEGRLLVMPERYEAPSDLVTRSNNEHLTVHGVYAISLESGDLQWERTFDEPWGCTLSQPYRSPVVFFTRSITTHEPNKRTRTVRLDVQMLDISDGKTLHEELAKEVASNSNGLATQVRVSPWQNQVVARIESETLVYTFAAFANGNQTENDTAEKESNEPGLSGRPLEDE; this is translated from the coding sequence GTGAATCATCCAAGACTTCGTCACGGTTCTCCACTTCGTAGCCGGCTGATGTACTGCGCGCTGATCGCGTTGTCGGCAATCCTGGGGGCCGATCACGTTTCCGCGCAGAACATGATCATTCAGAACGGCCAACCGGCGTCCGGCCGGTTCATCGAGCCGCCGCGGTGGTTGTTGCAGCAGGTGCGCGAAGCCGAATCGGCGATCGAGAAAGAACAGTACTCCGAGGCGGTCGTTCGCTTGGGCGACTTGTTGCAAGGCGAAGACGTCAACGCGGATGGCGAAGCGTTTGCCGGACAGGACTATTTTTTGTCCATCGATCCACTCGTCAGCGTACAGCGACTGGACGAAAGCGTTCTGAAGAAGTGCCGTGACATGATCGGCAACTTGCCCGAGGCGGCTCGCGAAACTTACGAGTTGCGTTACGGCCCGTTGGCACAGCGAGAGTTGGACGAAGCCGCACAGAGTCGCGATTGGCAACGACTTCGGGACGTGCGACGCAAGTTCTTTCATACTGCGGCAGGCTACACCGCGTCATACTTGCTGGCCGTACGAGAAATGCAAACCGGGCATCCGCTCGCTGCATCCGCTTTGCTGGATGATGTGGTCAGTCAGCAACGAGCGATCAAGCAGATTGGACAGGGAGTTCGTGTGCTGCATTCTGCTGCGTGCAGTGTTTCTGGCAGAGACGTTCCGGATCCGCCCGTTGCGAACAACGCAACAGTGGTTCTCGGTGGATCGGAGACAACGTTGCCGTCATCGGATCAGTGGCCTGCATGGTTGGACGAGCATTTCAGCGTCACGATCGACCGAGCTGGCGGCGAGATGGCGGAGTACCGGTTTCTCGGGGGCGGTTCCAATCGCAATGAAACCCGGGCGGGAGAGATGCCGATCGGCAACGCGTCCTGGGTCGTTCCGACGGTCAACAGCACCGCTGAGGAACGTATGATCATGGAAGAGTCCGAGCGGTTGGTTTCATCTGGCAAACTGCCGCCGCCGAGCTGGTCTCCCTTGCGGATCGGTGACCACGTTTTGATGCGTTGCACCGAACGTCTGCGTGGAATCGATCATCGGACCGGCAAGCGGATCTGGGAATGGCCTTGGTATTCGGCCGACAACAACGTAGAAGACGACGAAACGGTCGTTGATTTGGCTGGTCCGGATGAAAACCCGACCGATGTTCTCGTGCAACGTGTTTGGAATGACTTGCCGTACGGTCAAGTGACCAGCGATGGAGAGCGTGTTTTCATGCTGGATTCTCTGGAGTCCGTTCAGCCAGTGATGTTCAACGCGGTGATCGGAATTCAAGGCACGCTGCCCAAGTCAAAAGAGGGCAATACGCTGGTCGCGTTGGAACTGGCGACGGAAGGAAAACTATTGTGGCGTCTGGGGCAGGGCGAATCGGAGGGGACGCCACTCAGCGAAGCGTTCTTTCTCGGCGCACCACTGCCCGTCGACGGGCGGTTGTACGCGATGGTCGAAATCTCAGGCGACATCTCTCTGGTTTGCCTTGATCCCGCATCGGGTGAGTTGCTGTGGCTGCAGCAACTCGTATCGATGGAATCACTAGGTGTTGAGTACGACGCCGTCCGGCGAATCTCGGGGGCCACCCCCACGTACCATGAAGGCGTGTTGATTTGTCCGACCGGTGCAGGCGTGACCATCGCGATCGACTTGGGAGACCGCATGCTGCGATGGGGCCGTAGTTATCCCCGCAAAGCGACCGTGCCCCGAGGTTACAACACACAGCAATCTGCTCCGGATGCGGAAGCCTTGATGCAACGCTGGCACCACGGTTCGGCAATCGCGTCGGGACGATACGTCGTGCAGTCGCCTTCGGAAACCGATCAAATGTTTTGCTGGGATGTGCTCAGCGGCAAGACCAGCTTCAACACCAAACAGCGTGAGAGCGCACTGTACGTTGCCGGTATTCAAGACGATCAATGCTTGATTGTCGGACCCAATGAAGTCCAGGCCATTGACCTGGCTACCGGTTCCACCAAATGGACGACGAAATCGGACCTGTTGCCCTCAGGCGAACAAATCGTCGGCAGAGGCGTCTTTGGCATCGATAGCTATCTGTTGCCCGTCTCAGGAAACCAACTGTTCCAAATTTCGCTTGAGGACGGTTCTCTATTGCAACATCGCAGCGTCAACTTTTCCGTCGGCAATTTGGTTGCCGTTGATGGCGAAATCCTGTCTCAGAGCCCCACTCAACTGTCGTTGGTCAGCGGCGAGAAAAGTTTGGCTCAGTGGGTCGAGCAAGCGATCGCTGCAACACCTGATGATGTCAATGTGTTGGTGCAACAGGCACAACTCTACGTTCAACGTGACGAACGAACCAAAGCGTTGGAGGTGCTGGATAAGGCGAGAGAGCTGGAGCCCGACAACGACGATGCCCTGGCGCTGTCGGTTTCCGCCATGCTGGGCATGTATCGGGCAGACCCCGATCAGTCTGATGACTTCATCGACGAGCTCAGCGCACTGATTCACGATTCGTCTCAACGAATGGAGTTCCTCGCTCTACGAATTCAAAAGTCACTTCGCGACGAAATGCCGATCGATGCGATCCGGCAGTTGACGGAATTCTCTTCGGAAGTCATCGATCAGCCGACGTCGGCCTTGGAAGCCGGCCATTCGCTCACCGAGACAACCCGCCAAGCTGCTCCATCGAGCTGGATTTCGGCCCGTGCAGCCGAAGTCCGTTCCGTTGCCCAACGCACCGAAAAATTGACCGACGTCAATCAGATCGTTTCGGACTACTTGGAAAACAAATCGGTCGGCTCGAACAGTTTGCTGCGACGACTTTTGCGATTCTATCAGCCGCTGGGTGTTGGCGAATTGAGCCGACGCTACGCAAAAAATCTGCTGCAGCAAGACGAAACCCTGGCGGCCGAGCGGGCAGCCATGGGAATCGCGGTGCCCCCTAACACGCCGGTCAAGCAAACCGATACAGAGAACCAAACCGAAACCTCCGACGCCATTGATTCCGAGTATGCCCTGATGCTGGCGGAGGTTTATGCCCGAGGACGATTCGGTGCCGATGCGTTGAACTGGCTTGCCGCTGCCGGCCCCATCGATGAACAGAGCGAGCGAGTCGCGGAAATCGAAAAACTTGCCAAGGGCTCACAACCGGAGACGGCCAGCGCGTTGGACGTCAAATCCCAGGTTCAGTTGAACTGGAGTTCGGAACGACTGGGCAATCCGGGCTACAACCGAATGAACGTACGCAGCGTAGCCCAACCGAGCCTATCGGGCTGTCTGACGTTTGAAGGCTGGAATGTGATCAGCGACCAGACCAGCGTGTGGACTCAAGATCCACTGGGCGAGCCTCGACGGCTGTCCATTCAACGCATTCCCACTGGCAATGACGACGCCTACGAAGTCGCCATCCACGGCGGGATCATGCTGATGATCCGTCCAGGCGAAATCACCGCGGTGGACCTGTTTAATCTGCGTGAGCAACCGTCATCGGCCGTGGTGCTGTGGCGGAGGAACTTGGGCAATAGTGACGCAGCCATGTCGAGACGTCGCAGCGCGATCAGCAAGTTCGGCAGCCAGCACACCCGCTATTCGATGAGTTCTCGCGGTCAGGAATTTCGAGTCGGTCCGATCTTGGGCGATCGCGTCGTTGTTTTACAAGGCGGTGAGCTGATGGCCATCGATATTCTCACTAACGAAACACTATGGCGAAACTCAGAGGCTCCGATCAGCGGATCGATTGTGACCGATGGCCACGAAGTCGCTGTGGTGCGCCACGTCGGGGTCCGCAGTGGTGTCCTGGAAAACGAAATCGCACTGTTTGATGTTCTCGATGGAAAGAAGAACACCACTCGGCCTTGGCAACACGGTGAGGTCTGGGAGACCAACGGTCGCAATGTGCTGGCCTATTCACCGGGCGAGGACCCTACGCTCTACGACGTCAAACTGGTCGACGCGTTTACCGACGAAGTGTTGCTGAGCATGCAGTCGCCCGTCAAACAACAATCAAAACTGTCCGCACCGAAGGGATACGGCGAAATCGTCGGCAATCGATACATGGTTTTGCTGGATACACTGGGACAACTGACCGTCTGGGATATCCAGGAGGGCAAAGAAATCTGTCGCCAGGAAGTGACGGCGGACGACCGATTGATTTCGATTCATTGTTTGCTGTCCGAGGGTCGCCTGCTGGTCATGCCAGAACGCTACGAGGCTCCCAGCGACCTGGTCACGCGTTCCAACAATGAACACTTGACCGTTCACGGGGTCTACGCGATTTCGCTCGAAAGCGGTGATTTGCAGTGGGAGCGAACTTTCGATGAACCGTGGGGCTGCACACTGTCCCAACCCTACCGCTCTCCCGTCGTGTTTTTCACTCGTTCCATAACCACTCATGAGCCCAATAAACGGACGCGTACCGTTCGCTTGGACGTGCAGATGCTGGATATCTCAGATGGAAAGACATTGCACGAAGAATTGGCTAAGGAAGTGGCCTCAAACTCCAACGGCTTGGCCACCCAGGTCAGAGTGAGTCCCTGGCAAAACCAAGTCGTTGCTCGCATTGAAAGCGAAACCCTGGTGTACACCTTTGCCGCGTTTGCCAACGGCAATCAGACGGAGAACGATACCGCAGAAAAAGAAAGCAACGAGCCTGGACTCAGCGGACGACCGTTGGAAGATGAATGA
- a CDS encoding sigma-54-dependent transcriptional regulator codes for MHVLFADDEPDLQELVGESLRRMGHSVVVCPDGLTAIAALEKESFDCMIVDLNMPGLGGMEVIKQAAQLRPEMDAVVMTGKATKDTAIEAVRQNVFDYLTKPCRTAELAEMLGRLSEHRSVKRQMAALRHRLRQAEGDSKLVGTAPVMDSVRKLISKVGPTDSTVLIRGETGCGKELVARAVYDSSLRAAQPMVSINCGALPENLIESELFGHCKGAFTGADSARMGLFEVADGGTIFLDEIGELPLSMQAKLLRVLETGDIRRLGDNQTVHVDVRVICATHRDLEKMVGEDLFREDLMFRINTFEIDVPPLRQRESDIMPLAVHLLRRHRNDGSDDQLFSDAAVAELLAHKWPGNVRELANVIEHAAILCDHLPIEPEHLPRHFSRRQVRAGLIDNQPMTLRELESIAIERALERHHGDKKAAAEELGIALKTLYNRLNSNTPASEAA; via the coding sequence TTGCATGTCCTGTTCGCCGATGACGAACCCGATTTGCAAGAACTGGTTGGTGAGTCGCTCCGTCGCATGGGACATAGCGTCGTGGTCTGCCCTGACGGACTGACCGCCATCGCTGCGCTGGAGAAAGAATCTTTCGACTGCATGATTGTGGACCTGAACATGCCCGGCTTGGGAGGCATGGAGGTGATCAAGCAAGCCGCTCAACTGCGTCCCGAGATGGATGCCGTCGTGATGACCGGCAAAGCCACCAAGGACACTGCGATCGAGGCCGTTCGTCAAAACGTGTTCGACTATCTCACCAAGCCCTGCCGAACCGCCGAGCTTGCCGAGATGCTCGGTCGACTCTCGGAGCACCGCAGCGTGAAACGACAGATGGCCGCCCTGCGTCATCGACTACGTCAAGCCGAAGGTGACTCGAAACTGGTCGGTACCGCCCCGGTGATGGACTCCGTTCGCAAACTGATCTCGAAAGTCGGACCGACCGACAGCACGGTACTGATCCGCGGTGAAACGGGATGCGGCAAAGAACTCGTCGCACGGGCGGTATACGACAGCAGTCTGCGTGCCGCCCAACCGATGGTTTCGATCAATTGCGGCGCGTTGCCCGAAAACCTGATTGAAAGCGAGCTGTTCGGGCATTGCAAAGGCGCCTTCACCGGTGCCGATTCGGCACGCATGGGACTGTTCGAAGTAGCCGACGGGGGCACGATCTTTTTGGATGAAATCGGCGAGCTGCCTTTGTCGATGCAGGCCAAGTTGTTGCGAGTGTTGGAGACAGGCGACATCCGACGACTGGGAGACAACCAAACCGTCCACGTCGATGTTCGCGTGATCTGTGCGACACACAGAGACTTGGAAAAGATGGTGGGCGAGGATCTGTTTCGCGAAGACCTGATGTTCCGCATCAATACTTTTGAAATCGACGTGCCACCATTGAGGCAACGCGAAAGTGACATCATGCCACTGGCAGTCCACTTGCTGCGCCGCCACAGAAACGATGGAAGCGACGATCAACTGTTCAGCGACGCCGCAGTCGCAGAGCTGCTGGCACACAAGTGGCCCGGCAACGTCCGTGAGTTGGCCAACGTCATTGAGCACGCCGCGATTCTTTGTGATCACCTACCGATCGAGCCGGAGCATTTACCCAGACATTTCAGTCGTCGCCAAGTCCGGGCGGGCTTGATCGACAACCAGCCGATGACGCTACGAGAACTCGAGTCGATCGCAATCGAGCGAGCCTTAGAACGTCATCACGGCGATAAAAAAGCGGCCGCTGAAGAACTGGGAATCGCCCTCAAGACACTCTACAACCGCTTGAACTCCAACACCCCAGCCAGCGAAGCTGCATAG
- a CDS encoding sensor histidine kinase translates to MLRNWTIQKKLVAGITLLSLIFAFTAVSGITGLRRYRSLAIEVEQRADEILFAHDLNRCAEILRQSQSRMSRLENNIGMIESVFSPSEVDVERVAIENALVEMRLKLERYQQHIQEVAQSNQSSLLVDRDLQRDSLTEISAIVHLVDQYWHSPTYHRDLPLGDTLNKLVETTHDHFDLIHRGMAEFREDAHQKYVGWMWSWSAYTSLALGAVILLSWSFRTLVVKPFQTLLSGSRLVAGGQFGHRIDLGTNDELSELAEAMNAMSQRFMDAYAKERNLNRELEKKVRDRTRELIKNEQLASVGFLAAGVAHEINNPLAAIAFSAEELGDNVEDLSSLSPTPIEQEIYNNLHKNLRRIQDQAFRCKDITDRLLDFSRLGDSRRSETDLKTLVDELVAMVVKVGKFQCKTVRTHCEDDVFAHCNRQEIQQVVLNLVTNAMESVDTEGAVDVYVTHQDGCAAVIVQDNGCGMDQEVKEHLFEPFYTRRQDGTGTGLGLSISYRIVSQHHGSLIAESDGVGKGSRLVLLLPTEASSASLSENHESHWNHEPQKVA, encoded by the coding sequence ATGCTTAGAAATTGGACCATCCAAAAGAAATTGGTTGCCGGGATCACGCTTCTGTCGTTGATCTTTGCGTTCACTGCCGTCAGTGGAATCACCGGCTTGCGTCGCTACCGTTCTCTGGCAATCGAAGTCGAGCAGCGTGCCGATGAGATCCTTTTTGCCCACGACTTGAATCGCTGCGCAGAAATCCTCCGGCAGAGCCAGTCTCGGATGTCTCGGTTGGAAAACAACATCGGGATGATCGAATCGGTTTTCAGCCCCAGTGAAGTCGATGTCGAACGCGTCGCCATTGAGAATGCATTGGTCGAAATGCGGCTCAAACTGGAACGGTATCAACAGCACATTCAGGAAGTCGCTCAGTCGAATCAAAGCTCTTTGTTGGTCGATCGTGATCTGCAACGGGACAGTCTGACTGAGATCAGTGCGATCGTTCACTTGGTGGATCAATACTGGCACAGTCCAACCTACCATCGTGACCTGCCACTGGGTGATACGCTCAACAAGTTGGTGGAAACCACTCATGATCACTTTGATCTGATCCACCGTGGAATGGCCGAGTTCCGCGAGGATGCGCATCAAAAGTACGTCGGTTGGATGTGGAGTTGGTCTGCCTACACCAGCTTGGCACTTGGTGCCGTGATTCTGCTGAGTTGGTCGTTTCGCACCTTGGTGGTCAAGCCGTTTCAGACGCTGCTGTCAGGATCGCGGTTGGTCGCCGGCGGGCAGTTCGGACACCGCATCGACCTGGGGACCAACGATGAGTTGAGCGAACTGGCCGAGGCCATGAACGCGATGAGTCAGCGATTCATGGATGCCTACGCCAAGGAACGTAACCTCAACCGTGAATTGGAAAAGAAGGTGCGTGACCGGACTCGCGAGCTGATCAAGAACGAACAACTTGCCAGCGTCGGATTCTTAGCCGCCGGCGTTGCACACGAAATCAACAACCCGTTGGCGGCGATCGCTTTCAGCGCCGAGGAACTCGGTGACAATGTCGAAGATCTTTCGTCGTTGAGCCCAACGCCGATCGAGCAAGAAATCTACAACAATCTGCACAAGAATCTGCGACGCATCCAAGACCAGGCCTTTCGTTGCAAGGACATCACCGATCGGCTGTTGGATTTCAGCCGTTTGGGCGACTCACGACGCAGCGAGACCGATCTGAAAACACTGGTGGATGAATTGGTGGCAATGGTCGTCAAAGTCGGCAAGTTCCAATGCAAGACGGTGCGCACCCACTGCGAGGACGATGTCTTTGCCCATTGCAACCGCCAGGAGATCCAACAAGTGGTTCTGAATCTGGTCACCAACGCCATGGAAAGTGTTGATACCGAAGGGGCAGTTGATGTATACGTCACTCACCAAGATGGATGTGCCGCAGTGATCGTCCAGGACAACGGTTGTGGTATGGATCAAGAAGTCAAGGAGCATCTCTTTGAACCGTTCTACACGCGTCGACAGGACGGAACCGGCACGGGGCTGGGATTGAGTATCTCCTACCGAATCGTTTCACAGCACCACGGATCTCTGATCGCCGAGAGCGACGGCGTCGGCAAAGGATCTCGTTTGGTGCTCCTGCTGCCCACGGAAGCATCGTCGGCAAGCCTCTCAGAAAACCACGAAAGTCATTGGAATCATGAGCCGCAAAAAGTTGCCTAA